The Hymenobacter baengnokdamensis genome includes a region encoding these proteins:
- a CDS encoding metal-dependent hydrolase family protein, whose amino-acid sequence MPNATRTLLLLTSLGLAGPAAFAQKTLLHCGHLLDVRSGRLLSQQTLVIEKDRITAVQAGYTAAGSSQDHVINLENRTVLPGLIDCHVHLETVPSRGSFAEQFTLNPADVAYRAEANALTTLRAGFTTVRDCGGSGVNTALRKAVARGLVPGPRIYSAGTAISSTGGHMDPTDGLSENMMEKLNPGPAEGVANGPDQCRQAVREQFRRGADLIKIASTGGVLDLSKDGSGAQYTEEEIRAIVQTAHDLGMPVACHAHGAEGIKRAIRAGVTSIEHGSLMDAEAIQLMAKNRTWYVPTIIAGKSVADTTRRHPDYFPPVIAAKALNIGSQIQATFGRAIKQNVRVAFGTDAGVYRHGKNALEFGYMTEAGMSPIEAIRTATVNAAELLGDAQNLGALEAGKYADVVAVDGDPLQDISTLTRPKFVMKGGQVYVGEGN is encoded by the coding sequence ATGCCCAACGCTACCCGTACGCTGCTGCTGCTTACCTCACTGGGCCTGGCCGGCCCGGCTGCTTTCGCCCAAAAAACCCTGCTGCACTGTGGCCACCTGCTCGATGTGCGCAGCGGCCGCCTGCTCAGCCAGCAGACCCTGGTGATAGAGAAAGACCGGATAACCGCCGTGCAGGCCGGCTACACGGCCGCCGGCAGCTCCCAGGACCACGTTATCAACCTCGAAAACCGCACGGTGCTGCCGGGCCTTATCGACTGCCACGTGCACCTCGAAACGGTGCCGAGCCGCGGCTCCTTTGCTGAACAGTTTACCCTCAACCCGGCCGATGTTGCGTACCGGGCCGAAGCGAATGCGCTTACTACCCTGCGGGCGGGCTTTACCACGGTGCGCGACTGCGGCGGCTCGGGCGTAAACACGGCCTTGCGCAAGGCCGTGGCGCGGGGGCTCGTACCGGGGCCGCGCATCTACTCGGCGGGGACGGCCATCTCCTCCACGGGCGGGCACATGGACCCGACCGACGGCCTCAGCGAGAATATGATGGAGAAGCTCAACCCCGGCCCGGCCGAGGGCGTGGCCAACGGCCCCGACCAGTGCCGGCAGGCCGTGCGGGAACAGTTTCGGCGCGGGGCCGACCTTATCAAAATTGCCAGTACCGGCGGCGTGCTCGACCTGAGCAAGGACGGCAGCGGCGCGCAGTACACGGAGGAGGAAATCAGGGCCATTGTGCAGACCGCCCACGACCTGGGTATGCCGGTGGCCTGCCACGCCCACGGCGCCGAGGGCATCAAGCGGGCCATCAGGGCGGGCGTCACCAGCATCGAGCATGGCTCGCTGATGGATGCCGAGGCTATTCAATTGATGGCTAAAAACCGTACCTGGTACGTGCCCACCATTATTGCCGGCAAGTCGGTAGCCGATACTACGCGGCGGCATCCGGATTACTTTCCGCCCGTTATTGCCGCGAAGGCCCTCAACATCGGCTCGCAGATACAGGCCACCTTCGGGCGGGCCATCAAGCAGAATGTGCGGGTGGCCTTCGGCACCGACGCGGGGGTGTATCGGCACGGCAAAAACGCGCTGGAATTTGGCTATATGACCGAGGCCGGCATGTCGCCCATTGAGGCCATTCGTACGGCTACGGTCAATGCCGCCGAGCTACTGGGCGATGCGCAGAACCTGGGCGCGCTCGAAGCCGGCAAGTATGCTGACGTGGTGGCCGTAGACGGCGACCCCTTACAGGATATCTCGACGCTCACCCGGCCTAAGTTCGTGATGAAGGGCGGCCAGGTGTACGTGGGAGAAGGAAATTAA
- a CDS encoding peptidylprolyl isomerase: MMFRCLPWLAAGLGLLAACGPADKPAAVAPPPKPKPPGPDIATLTDSTAPAALLAYGRQYPGSEVLLKTRLGNIRVRLYDDTPIHKANFLLLTRRGVFDETVFNRVVKDFAVQGGQTSGPRTIQLHRYRLPPEIRPRHFHVKGALGMARYDDAQNPGHLSSNTDFYFVVGQKLTPFQARAAAGRPLTPAQVKAYGTLGGVPSLDGKYTVFGEVLEGLDVVDKIAREPVDPQDKWPINDVAMKVEVVK; this comes from the coding sequence ATGATGTTTCGTTGTTTGCCCTGGCTGGCTGCGGGGTTGGGATTGCTGGCCGCCTGCGGCCCCGCCGACAAGCCGGCTGCGGTGGCCCCGCCGCCCAAACCCAAGCCCCCCGGCCCCGACATTGCTACGCTTACCGATAGCACCGCCCCGGCGGCCCTGCTGGCCTATGGCCGCCAGTACCCCGGCTCGGAAGTGCTGCTGAAAACCCGGCTGGGGAATATTAGGGTAAGGCTATATGACGACACGCCCATTCACAAGGCTAATTTTCTGCTGCTTACCCGGCGGGGCGTGTTCGACGAAACGGTGTTCAACCGCGTGGTGAAGGACTTTGCCGTGCAGGGCGGGCAAACGAGCGGCCCGCGCACTATCCAGCTGCACCGCTACCGGCTGCCGCCCGAAATCCGGCCCCGGCACTTCCATGTGAAAGGAGCACTGGGCATGGCCCGCTACGACGACGCGCAAAACCCCGGGCACCTGTCTTCCAATACTGACTTTTACTTCGTAGTAGGCCAGAAGCTAACGCCTTTTCAGGCCCGCGCCGCCGCGGGCCGGCCGCTCACCCCCGCTCAGGTCAAAGCCTATGGCACCCTGGGCGGCGTGCCCTCGCTCGATGGCAAGTACACCGTATTTGGCGAAGTACTAGAAGGCCTCGACGTAGTCGATAAAATCGCCCGCGAGCCGGTTGACCCCCAGGATAAATGGCCGATAAACGACGTAGCCATGAAGGTAGAAGTGGTGAAATAA
- a CDS encoding zinc dependent phospholipase C family protein, protein MKKLVLSLGLAALLLGPAAPAARAWGFVGHRVITQVAVYELPAAMQVFYFRHMAELVRLSTVPDERRAQDPAEAPRHFIDMDHYSEDSPFAKVPRAYDDAAAKFSADTLNKYGTVPWTVLDTKQKLVEAFRQRDTTAIIKYSAELSHYTADAFVPLHTTVNYDGQLTGQAGLHSLWESQLPERFLSVYKLDGEAGKELKDPLAAIWGVIQNSYGFLTATYDIETKLSKSFTPQTKYTFSHRFGRTQRRYSDAFADAYEKEVGGMVGFRLKGASPMVASMWLTAWQEAGRPDLATLMASAKLGKEEKDQLATQLKAWKANTLFQDHLLLAQPEKKAQAADEIKAAEGEAVPPPPPEPGTPAPAAAPASKVKVKAKGPAGTDKKKTKP, encoded by the coding sequence ATGAAAAAATTAGTTCTTAGCCTGGGCCTGGCGGCCCTGCTGCTGGGCCCGGCCGCCCCGGCTGCCCGCGCCTGGGGCTTCGTAGGGCATCGCGTTATCACGCAGGTGGCCGTGTACGAGCTGCCGGCCGCCATGCAGGTATTTTATTTCCGGCACATGGCCGAGCTGGTGCGCCTGAGCACCGTGCCCGACGAGCGTCGTGCCCAGGACCCCGCCGAAGCCCCCCGGCACTTTATCGACATGGACCACTATTCCGAGGACAGCCCTTTTGCCAAGGTGCCCCGGGCTTATGACGACGCCGCTGCCAAGTTCTCGGCCGATACGCTCAACAAGTACGGTACTGTGCCCTGGACCGTGCTCGATACCAAGCAGAAGCTGGTGGAGGCCTTCCGGCAGCGCGACACTACGGCCATTATCAAGTACTCGGCCGAGCTGAGCCACTACACGGCCGACGCCTTTGTGCCGCTGCACACTACCGTGAACTACGACGGCCAGCTTACCGGCCAGGCCGGCCTGCATTCACTCTGGGAAAGCCAGCTGCCCGAGCGATTTCTGTCGGTGTATAAGCTGGATGGTGAAGCCGGCAAGGAGCTGAAAGACCCGTTGGCGGCCATCTGGGGCGTTATTCAGAACAGCTACGGCTTCCTGACGGCCACTTACGACATTGAAACCAAGCTGAGCAAAAGCTTTACGCCCCAGACCAAATACACCTTCTCGCACCGTTTTGGCCGTACCCAGCGCCGCTATTCCGATGCCTTTGCCGATGCCTATGAGAAGGAAGTGGGCGGTATGGTGGGCTTTCGGCTCAAGGGTGCTTCGCCCATGGTAGCCTCAATGTGGCTGACGGCCTGGCAGGAGGCAGGCCGCCCCGACCTGGCCACCCTGATGGCGTCGGCCAAGCTGGGCAAGGAGGAAAAGGACCAGCTTGCCACGCAGCTTAAGGCCTGGAAGGCCAATACGCTCTTCCAGGACCATTTGCTGCTGGCCCAGCCCGAGAAGAAAGCGCAGGCTGCCGATGAGATAAAAGCGGCGGAGGGCGAGGCTGTGCCGCCGCCCCCGCCCGAGCCTGGTACCCCGGCCCCGGCCGCCGCACCGGCCAGTAAGGTAAAGGTAAAAGCCAAAGGCCCAGCCGGTACCGACAAGAAAAAAACCAAGCCTTAA
- a CDS encoding M13 family metallopeptidase yields the protein MSSTTISRFALATLGLGTLAATTAFGPPARKTSPPQQGVGISLANIDQSVSPCEDFYHYANGNWIKNNPVPAAETRWGAFNELQDRNIAVEKRILVKAAADRSAKPGSNLQKVGDFYAAAMDSAAIEAAGLKYLQPRLNQIAGLKNLGDIQKYMADPKSFGTGWYSFGVRQDSKNSTQYAVAMGQGGLGLGDRDYYLKDDGRSKAIRMAYKAYMTSVFQLLGDAPSLAATNADAVLALETKMAQASRSRVELRDRLKNYNKVTVAQATKDYPSLDIPLVLKENGLSSAQDLIIGQPEYLAAANTLMANTPIADQQQYLRWHLVSGVTSALPKAYGDASFRFQQVLTGAKLQQPRWKRALRATDGALGEAFGQLYVDEAFSPAAKARAKEMVENLRRAYAERIMATDWMSADTKKEAIQKLNAFAVKIGYPDKWKDYSKLKITRQSALENLFATAEWAGKDNTSKFGKPIDRGEWGMTPPTVNAYYNSSMNEIVFPAGILQPPFYDPKADDAVNYGGIGAVIGHEMTHGFDDQGRRSDAKGNLRDWWTKEDNEKFSAKAAMVGKQYSAFSPLDSVHVNGDLTMGENLADIGGLTIAYQAFQKTQQAKGGQKIDGFTPNQRFFLGFAQIWRANQRPEALRQQIQTDPHSPGQYRTNGPLMNMPEFYEAFGCKEGNKMVRATQDRSRIW from the coding sequence ATGTCCTCCACTACCATCTCGCGGTTTGCGCTGGCTACGCTGGGCCTCGGCACGCTGGCCGCCACCACCGCCTTTGGGCCGCCTGCCAGAAAAACTTCGCCGCCCCAGCAGGGCGTCGGCATCAGCCTTGCCAACATCGACCAGTCGGTGAGCCCCTGCGAGGATTTTTACCACTATGCCAACGGCAACTGGATAAAAAATAACCCCGTGCCGGCCGCTGAAACCCGCTGGGGGGCCTTCAACGAGCTGCAGGACCGCAACATTGCCGTGGAGAAGCGCATCCTGGTAAAGGCTGCTGCCGACCGTAGCGCCAAGCCGGGCTCTAACCTCCAAAAGGTGGGCGACTTCTACGCCGCCGCTATGGACTCGGCCGCCATTGAGGCCGCGGGCCTGAAGTATTTGCAGCCACGCCTCAATCAGATTGCCGGCCTCAAAAACCTGGGCGATATTCAGAAGTACATGGCCGACCCCAAGTCGTTTGGTACGGGCTGGTACAGCTTTGGGGTGCGTCAGGACAGCAAGAACAGCACGCAATATGCCGTGGCGATGGGCCAGGGCGGCCTCGGCCTCGGCGACCGCGACTACTACCTGAAAGATGATGGTCGCTCAAAAGCTATCCGGATGGCTTACAAGGCCTACATGACCAGCGTGTTTCAGCTGCTGGGCGATGCACCCAGCCTGGCCGCCACCAACGCCGACGCGGTACTGGCCCTCGAAACCAAAATGGCCCAGGCCAGCCGCAGCCGCGTCGAGCTGCGTGACCGCCTCAAGAACTACAACAAAGTGACGGTAGCGCAGGCCACCAAGGATTATCCGAGCCTGGACATTCCGCTGGTGCTCAAAGAAAACGGCCTCAGCAGCGCGCAGGACCTTATTATTGGGCAGCCCGAATACCTGGCGGCGGCCAATACGCTGATGGCCAACACGCCCATTGCCGACCAGCAGCAGTACCTGCGCTGGCACCTGGTGAGCGGCGTTACGTCGGCGCTGCCTAAAGCTTATGGCGATGCCAGCTTCCGCTTTCAGCAGGTGCTGACGGGTGCCAAGCTGCAGCAGCCGCGCTGGAAGCGGGCGCTGCGCGCCACCGATGGCGCGCTGGGCGAAGCATTCGGCCAGCTCTATGTTGATGAGGCCTTCTCGCCCGCCGCCAAGGCCCGGGCCAAGGAGATGGTCGAAAACCTGCGCCGCGCCTACGCCGAGCGCATTATGGCCACCGACTGGATGAGTGCCGACACCAAGAAGGAAGCTATTCAGAAGCTGAACGCCTTCGCGGTGAAAATCGGCTATCCCGATAAGTGGAAAGATTATTCCAAGCTGAAAATCACCCGCCAGAGTGCCCTGGAAAACCTGTTTGCCACGGCCGAGTGGGCTGGAAAAGACAACACCAGCAAGTTTGGCAAGCCGATTGACCGGGGCGAGTGGGGCATGACGCCGCCCACGGTAAACGCCTACTACAATTCGAGCATGAATGAAATCGTGTTCCCGGCCGGTATTTTGCAGCCGCCCTTCTACGACCCTAAAGCCGACGACGCAGTAAACTACGGCGGTATTGGCGCAGTAATCGGCCACGAAATGACCCACGGCTTCGACGACCAGGGCCGCCGCTCCGATGCCAAAGGCAACCTGCGCGACTGGTGGACCAAGGAGGATAACGAGAAATTCTCGGCCAAAGCCGCGATGGTGGGCAAGCAGTACAGCGCCTTCTCGCCCCTCGACTCGGTGCACGTAAACGGCGACCTGACGATGGGCGAAAACCTGGCCGACATCGGCGGCCTGACCATTGCCTACCAGGCGTTCCAGAAAACCCAGCAGGCCAAAGGTGGGCAGAAGATTGACGGCTTTACGCCCAATCAGCGCTTCTTCCTGGGCTTTGCTCAAATCTGGCGCGCCAATCAGCGCCCGGAGGCGCTGCGCCAGCAAATCCAGACCGACCCGCACTCGCCGGGCCAGTACCGCACCAATGGCCCGCTCATGAACATGCCCGAGTTCTACGAGGCCTTTGGCTGCAAAGAAGGCAATAAGATGGTGCGCGCCACCCAGGACCGCTCACGCATTTGGTAA